One genomic segment of Theobroma cacao cultivar B97-61/B2 unplaced genomic scaffold, Criollo_cocoa_genome_V2, whole genome shotgun sequence includes these proteins:
- the LOC18604292 gene encoding 21 kDa seed protein, whose protein sequence is MKTATAVVLLLFAFTSKSYFFGVANAANSPVLDTDGDELQTGVQYYVLSSISGAGGGGLALGRATGQSCPEIVVQRRSDLDNGTPVIFSNADSKDDVVRVSTDVNIEFVPIRDRLCSTSTVWRLDNYDNSAGKWWVTTDGVKGEPGPNTLCSWFKIEKAGVLGYKFRFCPSVCDSCTTLCSDIGRHSDDDGQIRLALSDNEWAWMFKKASKTIKQVVNAKH, encoded by the coding sequence ATGAAGACCGCAACAGCCGTAGTTTTACTCCTCTTCGCCTTCACATCAAAATCATATTTCTTTGGGGTAGCCAACGCTGCAAACTCTCCTGTGCTTGACACTGATGGTGATGAGCTCCAAACTGGGGTTCAATATTACGTCTTGTCATCGATATCGGGTGCTGGGGGTGGAGGGCTAGCCCTAGGAAGGGCTACAGGTCAAAGCTGCCCAGAAATTGTTGTCCAAAGACGATCCGACCTTGACAATGGTACTCCTGTAATCTTTTCAAATGCGGATAGCAAAGATGATGTTGTCCGCGTATCTACTGATGTAAACATAGAGTTCGTTCCCATCAGAGACAGACTCTGCTCAACGTCAACTGTGTGGAGGCTTGACAATTATGACAACTCGGCAGGCAAATGGTGGGTGACAACTGATGGGGTTAAAGGTGAACCTGGTCCTAACACTTTGTGCAGTTGGTTTAAGATTGAGAAGGCCGGAGTACTCGGTTACAAATTCAGGTTCTGTCCTTCTGTCTGTGATTCGTGCACAACTTTATGCAGCGATATTGGAAGACATTCAGATGATGATGGACAAATACGTTTGGCTCTCAGTGACAATGAATGGGCATGGATGTTTAAGAAAGCAAGTAAGACAATAAAACAAGTTGTTAACGCGAAgcattaa